AGCAACCACACTATGCATATGATTAGGCTTGTTACTCCCAAGAGGATGTTGAATATGACTTTTATCTTCATCCTCAATCACCTTATTATCCACAGTATTAGCAACTTTACCATTAGTATTACTACTAGCCAACACAACAGCGTGGTGCATCGACGTTGCTTTACTAACAATAGCATACTTACTATGCTCCTGAACAGTTTCAAAAGCAAGATGACTAACCAACAATCGAATCGTATTATGTTGGTGGAAAAGATCTTGACATTTAGGATAATGAGCAGCAAGTTCAGATACAGCCCAGGCCACAACTGCTTGCACCTTCATAGGACCTTCTTTAAGGATTTTCGCGAAAACTGAACAAACCCCAGCATGTATCATATGTTCAACACTTTCAGGGTCACGTCCAAGAAGCCCAATTGCCCTGGCAGCATTTTCCTGACCCTCAGCTTTCCCTTCTTTCAACAATTTCAACAATGGCCCAACACCACCTTCTTCAATAATCAACTTCCCATACCTATCATTATCTCTAGCTAAAGAAACAAGTGAATTAGCAGAATCTGACCTGTCATCAACACTACCTGTATACAAAATCGCGATCTGTTCCCAAATAAGACATAAAATGGGCTCATTAGCAGCAATAGGAGGCAAACCCAAACAATCATCAGCCCTTTCATCAGCTGAAGCAGATACACGAAGCAGCCATGACACGTCACCAATTGAGTTTTCCAACTGTGATGACATTTTCCGGAATTGTGCAGCAGGGATGATTGTAAAAACACGTTTAACAAGTCCATGTGCTCTACACTTTAACACAAGTGCTAAAGCTTTTTCAAGAACTTGTTCAGTGTCATCAATGATCCGGCGCGTGGGACGTTCGTAAAGATCGTTACCGGCGCGTGCAGCTTGACGAAGAAGGGCAACAAGTTTCTCAGTTTTGGAACGAAGATCAGTACATTCCTGCTTGAATGAACTAGCTTCATCAGCTGCTTTTATCACCTGGTCTGCTAATTGGATCGGCTTTGTTAAGATCTGCTTCACTAGGTCAGCCATAAAATCCAAGAAAACCGTAGATCAGAAGTGCTAAAGAATGAGTCTTGAATCACCCCACCTCAAAATCTTGATAAAATCAATAAAAAGTGGGTCTTGAAGTATTTTTTTGGTGTATTGAGAAATGAATGAGAAAAGTTATGAACATGTATGGGGAGAAAAAAGGAGAACTTGATTTTTGGGTTTAAAAGGGATTTTGTTTACATTGAATTTGGAATGCTGAAGTGGTCTTGAAGGCTTGGCAATGGAGGAGTTGGGGTTGGGTGACTGACTTGGACAGTATTACGATTTTTACGAGGTCAAATGCGTGTTTTGTTACTAGttatatattctttttctttttccttttccacTTACTTTTATAATGTGGGCCTATGGGTGCGGTGTTTGTAATTAGCTGTCGGAATTCCAATTTTActcaagagttttttttttttatttactacTAAAAAGAAATTATAGGATTTTTGTTTGAGCTGTAATAAATTAACCAGCCAAGTTTTAGGGAATAATTTGTAGTAAAAGATTTTATTAAAATGACATTTGAGACTGTCGTAACGCCGCCCAATTACATTATAACGTATTAGAcatcatttgttttcattaagattaagacgtctgaatctgaatgcgcATCTGAAtcattaagatgttgtctctagatctgaacATTGAATGGTTAAGattgtttgtttttcaacatctgaatgtgcataatgtatttatttaaacataataaatatacaattcaaataaaaaatagCTAAAATAGtcgaaaataaatacaaatttaataaaataaaaatattatttgataaaaaaaatgaaacatttatgtttgcTAGTAATGTTCGAGATGTTTATAGTAGTGGTGGGTTAGGTTTTTGGGGGTGGGATGGATGGTGGTGAGAGGGTTATGGGGATGGTGGTGGGGTAGGTGGTGGTGGTGCAGTGGGTCTGGGGGTAGGGGTGGTGGTGGTCGGGAGGTTGGTTGGGGGTAAGGTAGGTGAGGTTGGGGtggtgttggtggtggtggtaagTGGGAGTAGGGTTGGGGTGGGTAGTGAAGGGTTTGGGTGGGTGGTGGTGGGGTGGGTTTGTAGCGTGGGTGGGTAGTGGTTTTCGTAGGTGGGGTTGGGGTGGTGTGTTGGGAGGGtttggggtgggtggtgggaaGAGGGGGATGGGGAGAGGGGTGGAGTTGGTGGTAAAAATTATCCATACAAAGTacatcttaatgatattaagactttgttcaagatcttaatgattaagacctattcataCCAAATAAGTGTTTAGATGTTAATGTAaataaatgcacttaatggcATAAGGTCTaaatcattcagattcagacctccattaagtgcaaacaaatgagacTAATATATCAACGGAGGGGTTGTTAGTTGTCACCTTATACCTACAAATGGAAATGGCCCATTCGCtacagtccaaaaaaaaaaaaaaaggaacaacagGGTCTAGATTGATTAATAGGGGTGTGGAGCAGCAGAGGTGAAGGGTTTTGGGCAGGAAATTATTATAATCAGAAATCCAGATCATAGGTTATGTGGGGTTTGCTTTTGCTATTGTCATTTGTCACTTTTAGGACTAATCTATCACATGCCCCCAATTGAACGGCTACCTATTTTAGATAGACTATTATTATTTCATGGCCCTGGATTTtcctcaccttttttttttttttttttttataacttctTTAATGTTGCAATTTATTTCTGAGCTCAACAAAATGCTTCTTTTATAGTACTTCTAGTACTTTGTTTATAAAGCGAATGAGCCAATTGTGAGCTTTGGTCAAGTTGCAACTTGCAGTATTCGTGTTTTGTGTCTTTGGAATATTGTCTTTACAATTTCGGACCCAGACACCTTCAAGATCGATTGAAAGCTTTCAAATTGTGATGTTTAATGAACTTAATTCTAATCTTGATTGAAATACTTCATCAAATTTTGAGGAAAATTAAGACATGCTTCTCTCACACTTTTTACCTTTTGTGTTCTTCAATACCATCACTCACTTAGGTG
Above is a genomic segment from Lycium barbarum isolate Lr01 chromosome 12, ASM1917538v2, whole genome shotgun sequence containing:
- the LOC132621668 gene encoding uncharacterized protein LOC132621668, with translation MADLVKQILTKPIQLADQVIKAADEASSFKQECTDLRSKTEKLVALLRQAARAGNDLYERPTRRIIDDTEQVLEKALALVLKCRAHGLVKRVFTIIPAAQFRKMSSQLENSIGDVSWLLRVSASADERADDCLGLPPIAANEPILCLIWEQIAILYTGSVDDRSDSANSLVSLARDNDRYGKLIIEEGGVGPLLKLLKEGKAEGQENAARAIGLLGRDPESVEHMIHAGVCSVFAKILKEGPMKVQAVVAWAVSELAAHYPKCQDLFHQHNTIRLLVSHLAFETVQEHSKYAIVSKATSMHHAVVLASSNTNGKVANTVDNKVIEDEDKSHIQHPLGSNKPNHMHSVVATAMKGQIVNGLNQTNQVKVNGNSNTVKGNQVHHHSQHTLSSSGLSNNKGRELEDPATKAYMKAMAARALWKLAKGNSPICRSITESRALLCFAVLLEKGPEDVQYNSAMAVMEITSVAEVDAELRRSAFKPNSPACKAVVDQLLRIIEQADSDLLVPCVKAIGSLARTFRATETRMITPLVKLLDEQEVEISKEAAIALTKFASSFNYLHLDHSKAIISAGGTKLLIQLVYFGEQIVQSPALLLLCYIALHVPDSEELAQAEVLSVLEWASKHSSLIHDEEVEALLQEAKSRLELYQSRGSRGFH